A region from the Caldalkalibacillus salinus genome encodes:
- a CDS encoding 16S rRNA (uracil(1498)-N(3))-methyltransferase: protein MQRYFISAHQMSENQCLLEGQDVHHIKNVMRADVGDQLICSNGKGRVVLCTISLMEERKVVCDIIEELDGHTELPVHVTVAQGLPKADKLEWILQKGTELGADRFIPFSSARTIVRYDQKKEKKKQERWAKIIKEASEQSHRALLPEVTSIHSFTALLNIDAEHKWVAYEKETIDHEGMASFAQAMSSVKRGERIIIAIGPEGGFTEEEIHTLHHQGYRSISLGPRILRTETASQYVLSSISYHFEQMGG from the coding sequence ATGCAAAGATATTTTATTTCAGCACACCAAATGTCTGAAAATCAATGTCTCCTTGAAGGTCAAGACGTTCATCATATTAAAAACGTTATGAGAGCCGATGTCGGAGACCAATTGATCTGTAGCAATGGTAAGGGACGTGTTGTCTTGTGCACTATTTCACTTATGGAGGAACGTAAGGTCGTTTGTGACATTATCGAAGAGTTAGATGGCCATACTGAGTTACCAGTTCACGTGACCGTAGCACAAGGACTACCCAAAGCTGACAAATTGGAATGGATTTTACAAAAGGGAACAGAGCTGGGAGCAGACCGGTTCATTCCTTTTTCTTCTGCCAGAACAATTGTCAGATATGACCAGAAAAAAGAGAAGAAGAAACAAGAACGTTGGGCCAAGATTATTAAGGAAGCGTCAGAACAATCCCACCGTGCTTTACTCCCTGAAGTCACTTCGATTCACTCTTTTACAGCTCTGCTTAACATTGACGCTGAACATAAGTGGGTGGCCTATGAGAAAGAAACGATTGATCATGAAGGCATGGCTTCCTTTGCCCAGGCTATGTCTAGCGTTAAGAGGGGTGAGCGTATTATCATTGCGATAGGACCTGAGGGAGGGTTCACTGAAGAGGAAATTCATACTCTACATCATCAGGGCTATCGATCTATCTCGTTGGGACCACGTATTTTACGCACGGAAACAGCATCACAGTACGTGCTGTCCTCAATATCTTATCATTTTGAACAGATGGGAGGGTGA